From Micromonospora auratinigra:
GCCTGCTCGATCGCGGTGAGTCCATTGGCGGCGTCTCCGACCACCGTCATGTCGGGCTGCGCGTCGAGGATGATGCGGAAGGCGCCTCGGATGCTCGCCTGGTCATCACAGATCAAGACCCGGATCGACATGTCTGCATTCTCCCATCAACCCTGGCTGTCGCCGGCCCGGCGGTCACTCGGCCGAGCCGGACTGATCGTTGGCGCGACGCCAACGCCGGGGTGCACAACGGCACGCACGATGCCGGGTGTGGTCCTCGAATCCTGCCGATCGGCACATGTTCGGTAGGCCGCGCCATTGGCACCGTGAGGACAGGGAGCGGCCCGCCCGGCGACGGTGGGGCAGGCCACGACGGGGAGGCGTCATGACATTGCGACATTCGGATCGGTCGGCCGCACCTGCCGGTGCGGTCGGCACTGCTCATCCAGGCGTCAGCGGGCGGTGGCGGTCGCGTTGGCCGTGGTTCGCGGGCTACTTCGCTGCCGCCTGGTCCGTCTGCTACGGGGCGCTGGGCGTGTTCTGGGCGTTCGGCGGCGCCGGGTTTCCTTTCGGTGCCGGTGACCCTGAGTCCAACGAGGTGTTGATCCTCGACGGTGCGCGCTCTGCCGTGGCGGGTCCGATCATCGCGGGTCTGGGTGCCGTCGGCCTCGTGGTCGGCGTGCTGATGGCCCGAGGCCTCGGCCGGGGCCCGCTGCGGTGGGCGTTGCTCACGTTCGGTTGGGTGGTCGCGGCATGCCTGTGCCTGGTCGTCCCGGACTACCGGTTGCTGATGCTGCTGACCCGGGTGCCGTTCATCATCGTGTCACCGATCTTCGGCATGCCGGGCGGCCGGAGCGTCAGCGCGTTCATCCCCTGGCCACGGCTCAATCTGCTGGTCGTCGTCGTGGGTGGGCTGCTCTGGGGCATGGCGGCGTTGGCGTACCAGCGGCGCACCTCCGACGTCTGCGACGTGTGCGGTCGGGCGGAATCGACGGCCCCACACTGGACCTCGCCGGCGCAGGCGCTGCGGTGGGGGCGCTGGGCCGTGTGGGTCGCGTGCACCGTGCCGAGCATCTACGCCGCCACCCGCATCGCCTGGGCCGCCGGCTGGCCGTTGGGCATCCCCCGGGACTTCTACGAGGAGAACAAGCACACCGGCATGTTCCTCGGCGGACTGCTCATCGCGCTGATGGCCCTCGGCGGAGTCGCGCTGACCCTGGGACTGGTCCAGCGGTGGGGCGAGGTGTACCCGCGATGGATCTGGTTCAAGGCCGGCCGTCGCGTCCCGCCGTTACTGGCCGTCATTCCGGCCACGATCGTGTCGGTGTTCATCATTCCCGCCGGAATCATGGAGATCCGCCTGGACGCGATCCGCGGACCCGAGCCCGAGGCCTGGGCGATGACCTGGCCGGCGTGGCTCTGGCCGCTCTGGGGGGTAGCGCTCGGTGCCGCGACGTACGCCTACCACCTGCGGCGACGGGCCGCCCTCTGCGGCGTCTGCGGACGGGGGGATCGGCAGCCGGGTGAGCGGGCACAGCACCTGTCCGGCACGGTCCGGGCGGTCGAGGCGGATCGGGCGTGACCGCGCCCGCTCGTCGCACCCGTGGACGATTGCCGGACCGAGCGACACGACCGGCAGCGGTGCCCTGCCGTACGATTGCCGCATGAGAGCCGCCAGCGGCGGGTCCTCGTACCGGTGGGTTCGATAGCGGTGGCTGCGGCGGCGGTGACGGCCCTCGGCGTCCTGATGGTGTTACCGATGGCCGTCACCGTGACGGCACTGAGCATCCTGCTCGTCACGCGGTCGCGTCCGGCGTCGAGGAATCCGCTGTTCACCGCAGGCGCGGGCAGCACCTCCGTGGCGGTCACGGTCTGCGTCGTCCTGCTGCAGCGTCCGGCTCGCGCCAACCCCTTGACCGTCGGGTTCGCCCTGTTGGAGGTCGGCGCGCTGGCGGGTCTGGTGGTTCTCGCCGTCCGTGACGCTCCGGCTCGGCTGGTGTTCCCCACGGTGGTCCCGGCCGGTGTCGGCATGGCGACCTGGATCCTGCGCTTCGGCGCACCCCGCCTGACCGCCGAGACGCTGGCCGGCTGCATGAGCTGGGGACTCGGTGCCGCCATCGCCGTCGGCGTCGGGCTGTACCTGCGGGCGCTGGAGAACAAGCGAACCAGCAGCGTGCGCGACGCGCGCCGCGCGCAGCGGCTGCGCCTGGCGCGTGACCTGCACGATTTCGTCGCGCACGACATCAGCGCCATGCTCGCTCAGGCGCAGGCCGGCCAGATCGTGGCCGAACGCGACCCGGTCGAGGCGGTCGCCATGTTCCGGCAGATCGAGCAGGCCGGACTGGAAGCCCTCACCTCCCTGGACCGCACGGTCCACATGCTCGGCAACGACGGGCCGGCGGCTCTCGTCTCGCAGCAGGGCCTGCGGGACCTGCCGGCGCTGGTGGCCCGCTTCGTCGCGTCGAGCACCGCCCTCGTCACGGCACACATCGACGTGGAGCTCGATGTGGTGACGCCCCGCGAGGTCGGTGCCACCATCTACCGGATCGTGGTCGAGGCGCTCACCAACGTCCGCCGCCACGCGCCGCGAGCGCAGCGAGTGCGCATCATCGTGCGCCGCGACGGGGACCTGCTGGAGGCCAGCGTGGTCAATGACGCCTGCACCGGGGATGCGGCCGGCGACGGGCGTTGGCACGGCGGCTCCGGCCTGGGCGCGCTCGCCGCAGCCGTCGAGGTGCTCGGCGGCACCCTCGTCGCAGGCGCGGCGCGCGGCGGCGGTTGGCAGCTCACCGCGGCGTTCCCGCTGCAGTCCTGCGGACGCCCTCACCGAGATGGAGCATCAGTGCGGTAGGGGCGTGGGCGCAGACATGGCCCGCGCAGCGGGCCGATGCGTCGTCTCCATCGCCCTGCGCACCTCGTCCGCGATCGCTCGCCCCGCCGCCTTCTCCCGCGCCGCGACGCGAGCCCGATGCTCACCACTCGCCGGAGCGAAGGCCGACCTCTGCGGCGGCGCTGCTCGCTGGTCCCTGCCCGGCCAGGAACACGGGTGCGGTCATCGGCGGCCTGCTCCGGCGAGCAGGTCGGCGAGCGCGGACCCCAACTCCGGATGGGTGAACTCGAAGCCTGCATCGCACAGCCGCTGGGGGACGCACCGACGGCCGGTCAGGACCAGGAGCGGGTCGGCGCGCATGAACACCGATCCGACCCGGATCAGAGGCGCAGGGGTGGGAACACCGGCGGCGCGACCCATCGTCCGGCGGAGCGCGGCCATGAGGTCCCTGTTGCGTACGGGGTTGGGGGAGGTGGCATGCACAATGCCGGACAGCGAGGAGTCGTCCAGGCAGCGGCGCACGATCGCGCACAGGTCGTCGATGTGCAGCCAACTGATCCACTGCCGGCCGCTGCCCATCCGGCCACCGAGTCCCCACCGCACGAATCCGGTCAGTCGATCGAGGGCCGGGGTGCCGTTGTCGAAGACGATGCCGGTACGCAACGTGATCGTGCGCGCCGCGGTGATCTGCGCAGCGGCGGCTTCCCACGCCCGCGCGACATCGGCCATCTGCGGGGGACCGTCGGCGGGCGGGGCCGTTTCGTCGAGCACCGCCTCGCCGGCGTCGCCGTAGATCGCCAGCGTGCTCATCTGCAGGAGCACCGGCAACGGCCGGTCCAGATCGGAGCAGGCGCGGGCGAGCGCCAGGGTGGGTTCCGTCCGGGAACGTGTCAGCAGCGCGACGTTGGCCGGCGTGGGCCGCCGGAGCACCAGTTCACCGCAGAGGTTCACCAATGCGGCGTCGCGCAGTTCGGCTGCCCAGGGGCCGACGGTCCGACCGTCCCAGAGCACCGGCCGGCCCCACCGGAGCCGCCTGGTCGAACGGCTCAGCACCACCACGTCGTGGCCCCGACCGGTCAGGTCACGGGCGATGCGTTGCCCGAGCGCGCCGGAACCGCCGGCGATGACGATCTTCATCGGCGGCTGCTGGTGGTCGGGTCACCGGCGGGCCGCACGGCCATCGACGGAAGCGACTTCCACGTGGCGGGCACATTGCGCATCAGTAGCCCGCAGTCGGGTATCGCGGATCCCGGGGGAAACCGGACCGGGTCGTCGAAGAACGTGGACTGGACCGATGCCAACTCCACCGGCGTGACCCGCCAGCCCTCGGTGAGCAGCTCGAGTCCGTCGAGGCGGCTCGGGTCGGGGGTGGTGGAGAATCCGCTGGCACCGCGCCGGAAGAACTCCGACGCCTGGTCGACGTCGGAGAAGAGGTGGCTGCCCGACAGGGCGGCCACCATCCGGACGTGGACGTCGACGCGGACCGCATCGGACGGATCGGCGAAGGCGATCCGCAGCTCGTTCGCGCTCTCTCTCGCGTCGAAGCGGCTGAGGTGGTGTCGCCCCGGGAAGAGCCTGCCGCCGACCCAGGAGTTGAGCCGGGAGCCGGTGTCACGGCGTGGAATGTAGACGCCGTGTGTGACACCGCCGGGTGAGTCCCACTCCACCGCGATCCGGTGCGCGGCGTTCTCGCTACCAACGCCGAACGGTGCGGGCACGGACGGTGGGCGGACGTCGCTCAACCGGATCAGGCAGATGCCCGACACGGCCCATCCGTTGACGACCTGCGGTCGCAGCGGGGCGGGTAGCAGCCGTGCGGTGGCCTCCGGATCCGTGCGGTAGTTCACGAGCAGACGGCGCTGCACGACGCTCACCAACCGGAGGGCTCTCATGTGGCCACCTTCCCTCTACCGGCGCGCGCCTGGCGTTGCCGGAGTGATGCCTGCGCGGGCAGCCGCCGTCCAGGTTTTGAGCTATCGCTCAAAACCTGGAGTCTAGGACCTTTTGAGCAATCGCTCAACCCGTCGGTTCGCCCCTGCAGCCACGGCACGTCATCTCGCCGGATTCCCGTTCCCGACGGACCACCGGTCGTCGCCATCGTCCTCGCCACCCGCCTCGTTCTGCTGGCGGACCGCGAGCCGCGGAAGCTCGCAGCCGAAACCCAGAGGGTGCGCGCGTCTGGTGATCGGTACGCTGCTCGCGTGAGCTACGACCTGTACTTCTGGCCGACGGGAGCGGCAGAGGACGCTCAGTGGCTCGCAGATCGGCTCGCGGACGAAGGGGCCGAGGGCCTGGCGGCGGATGCACGTGTCCCTGCTTTCCGTGCCGAGTTGCTGCGTCGTTGGCCGGCCCTTGCCGACATGATCTCTCCGTGGCATCACGACCTGGGTCGGCGGCAACCATGGGGTCGTACTGACCTTGCAGATCGATTCGTCGCCCTTACGCTGCCCTACGGCTGGGAGGACACCGACGTGCTTCCTGCGCTGGCAGGTTCCTTCGAGCTCGACTCGTACGACCCGCAGGCAGGCCAGCTGGTGTCGCCGGGATCGCTGCCGCAGGAGAGAGATGTTCGTGGCACGGCGGAGGTCGCGGGATGGGTGATCGAGGACCACATCGCGCGACTGCTCCGGCAGATCAGCGTCTACATCGGCTACCCGTATGACGATCTGGACGAGGCGGCACTGACCGGCGTGCTCGATGACACGAACGACGAGACACCTGACGGCTGGTTCGAGTACCCGTTGGCGGGCACGCCCACCCTGGTGGTCCGGCTGGCACAGGCACCCGGTAGTGCGGTGGTCAGTGTCCGCGTCGAGGGCGCCATGGACCTGGTGCTGGCCACGCGGGTGGAGACACTGCTGGACCTGCTGTAACCCAACTGGCAGCAACACAAGCTGCGCCGTTTCGGAGCTGCCACCGGCCGCAGGTCGTGGAAGCAGCTGATCTGGGGTCACGATGGTCCGATCACCATCGACCGTCGCCGAGAAGATGCCGTCGACATCACGGCCGTCATCGGTACTTGGCACGGGTGCGAAGCGGAACGTCTCGTACCCGGCGAGGGCACTGAGCGGTCCGGCCCCGCTACGTCGGGCGCTCGGGCGACCACCGGGAACCGGTGCCGGCGGCCGGGTCCGATGCGCGCCGTCGGACGGCCGGCGCGTGGTCGATCGGGGACGGGTCGTGTCATGCTGCACGGACCCCGACAGGAGGACGAGATGGCAGCCGGCGAAGCCGTACAGGTACGTCCCACCCGACGGTCACGGCGCGCGCTGGCGTCCGGGGCGACGCTGGTCTCGATCCTCCTGCTGCTGTTCGGGCTGCCCTGGTGGACGTTGACGATCGCGGCCCGCTGGCCGGCCCCGGTGGTGGCCGCCGGCACGGCGGTCTTCGCCGTCGCGCTGGTCGCACTCCCCGCCCTGATGTACCTCGGGCACGGCCGGCGGCGGTCGGACGCGGCCGCCCGCGCCGGGGACGCCCTCCTCGGCCTGGTCTGGATCCTGTTCGTCTGGGCGCTGCTCGGCAACGTGGCCCGGCTCGCGCTGACCGCGGCGGGCGTCGCCGACCCGACCCGGTCGCGGGCCGTGGCGGTCGGCGTCGCGGTGGTCTCAGCCGTCCTGGCCGCCTGGGGGTACGCCGAGGCGATGCGCGTGCCCCGGGTCCGGCGGGTCGACGTCACCGTCGACCGGCTCGGCGCCGGTCTCGACGGCGTGCGGGTGGTGCTGCTGACCGACACCCACTACGGCCCGATCGACCGGGCCCGCTGGTCGGCCCGCACCATCGAGGTCGTCAACGTGCTGGACGCCGACATCGTCTGTCACACCGGCGACATCGCCGACGGCACCGTCGACCAGCGCCGGGCGCAGGCCGCGCCGCTCGGCACCGTCCGGGCCCGGCTCCTGCGGGCGTACGTGACGGGCAACCACGAGTACTACGGCGAGGCGCAGGGCTGGGTCGACCACATGCGTACCCTCGGCTGGGAGCCGCTGCACAACCGGCACCACGTGGTGGAGCGCGACGGTGCCCGGCTCGTCGTCGCCGGGGTGGACGACGTCACCGCCGGCTCGTCCGGCCTCGCCGGTCACCGGGCCGACCACGGCGCGGCGCTCGCCGGCACCGACCCGGGGCTGCCCGTGCTGCTGCTGGCCCATCAGCCGAAGCAGATCGGTGACGCGGTCGCGGCCGGCGTCGACCTGCAACTGTCCGGGCACACCCACGGTGGCCAGATGTGGCCGTTCCACTATCTGGTCCGCCTCGACCAGCCGGTGGTGCAAGGGCTCAGCCGGCACGGCCGTACCCAGCTCTACACGAGCCGGGGCACCGGTTTCTGGGGTCCGCCGTTCCGGATCTTCGCGCCGAGCGAGATCACCCTGCTCACCCTGCGGGCGGGGCAGCGCCGCCCGGACCTGCTGCGCCAGGAGTGAGCGGAGCCACGACGGTTGCCGATGCGCCGGCGCGAAAGGGTTCCGCAGTCCTGACAACGCTGGTTCGGAGGTGGTAGGTGTCCGCTGGCGGTGGCCCGGATTGCGGGAGGCTTCGTGCGAAAAGATCACCCGATCGACCGTCTGGTTGCGACGGTCGAAGGAACGGTGCCCGCCTCGGTCGGCGATTCGATGCACATGCTGTCTCAGCAGTTGCCCAGCCGGCGGCCATGGGTCCTCGGGCCGCCTGAGCTGATCGACTGATCAGACGCTCGATGTTGACTTCGCCGGGGAGCTGATTGGTGCGATCCACGAAGGTCGCATGGACGAATCGCTCGAGATCGGTGTGGTCGGCGAGTGGGGGCGCGTCCTGGATGAGCGGGGCCAGTAAGCCCTGCCGATGCTGCCCGCTCTGCCTGGCAGACTCATAGATCAGGTCAAGTTACTGCGGACCGCCCTCTCAGAGAACACCGAAGTGGTCAGGGTTCGCTGCTCCCCGTCCTGCTGGTGCCGGCTGCCTCCGGGGACCGCTGACGCCGGTCGAGAGGGCCCTGTCGTATCGACAGATGGCTCTGGCTCGCGCTGTGCTCGCGTCGATGTGATCCCGAGGGCTGAGACTCGAATCCCGCCAGCAACGCGTTGACCAGCGTTTCCTCGGCGATGACTCCTTCGGCGTGCCCGAAAGCTTCACGCCCCGTGGCTCGAGTTCGCGGGCCGAAGACGTCCGCCCATGCCGAATTGAGTGCACGTGACCATGCCGGCCAGGCCTGGCGCTTCACGCGAGGTTGAAGGTGGCCCCGGAAAGCGGCGAGGGTGGCTCCTGGGACGCCGAGCACGACGGCGTTGCGGACGTGTCCATGGCCGAACCATGCTCGAGGATAGATCCGATTCCACCGTTCGATAAAATCCGTGATCGGCCGATCGTCGCTTCCGATCAACGTGTTCAGCCTATTAGCGTCTGTTTTTTCGATGGCGAGGAGCGGGGCGCATGGCGGGGCAGTCCATCGAGCCAGGCGAGCGTGCGCTAGCAGCGCGCCAGATCATCGAACGCGGAGGCAAGGAACGTGACCTCCCTAGGATCGATCAGGGCATCGCGGAGCTTCGCGCTCTCCTCAAGAACGACGGTTGGACCGACGAGGCCCGCGCGGTGCTGCTCGCGGATCTCGGCGAGGGCCTGATCGAACGGTCGGAGTTGACGCGTAGTCGGAAGGACGCGATCGAGGCAGCGGGCGTGCTGCGCGAGTCGCTCAACGGCGAGATGGACGAGGATTTCCGCGCTTTCAGATTGTGGCAGCTGAATCTTGCGCACCAGCGCTGCTACGAGTTCGGCGGGCCGGTCTCGGAACTGGAGGCGGCCGACCTGGCCCTTCGGAAGCTGCAGGAGCTGGATGCGATGCCGCCGGCGATGGTCGCATCCGCCGTGGGTCTTCTGCGAGGGGAGTGGTACGCCGCATTCCGGGACGTCAGCCTGCTGAATCCGGCGATCGACCTGCTTGCCGAGTCGCTTCAGGAGGATCCGTCCAACGGCATCATCCTCGCGCACCTTTTACAGTACCGAGTGGAACACTTAAGACGCCTGGAGGATTCGGACAGCCTGGTGGAGCTGTGCCGGAGCCTACTGCCGGTCGACCTGCGCACGGCTTCGTTCTTCCTTGGATCAGCGTGCCGCCTGCGCTACGACATCACTCGGCAGCCGGAGGACTTGGACGCGTCGGTGTCAGCCTTTCGCACCGCGATCGACCTGTACCCGGAGCCTGAGGACGAGCAGGCCATGGCGATGTCAATGCTGGTCCGGAGCCTGGCGGCGCGGTTCGAACACCGCGGGCAGCAGCACGACCTCACCGAGGCGCTGGGCGTCGCGGAGCGGGCCCGCACTATCCCCGTCGAGGATCCCGCGACCCGTGCCGGCGTGGAGACCAACCTGGCCCTCGCTTACACCGCCGCTCACGAGCGCACCCGCGACGTAGAGCATGCCCGGCAGGCCGAGCGGCTGCACCGCGCCGCGTTGACCGGCATCGGTGGGGGTGGACCCGAGCGGGCCGCGCTCGTGATGAACATGGCCGCCGAGATCGTAGAATCAGTTGCGGACACCAATGGCGAGGAGAACACCTCTGCGCTGAGGCCCGGGCTACGGCAACGCCGGGCGAAGCGCCGGGATACCCGGCAAATCGATGAGGCAGTCCGGCTGGCCCGGGAGGCGGTGGACATGCTGCCCGTGGGGTACCAGGAGCGCGCCGTCTACCAGTGCAGCCTGTCGTCCATGCTCGTGCGCCGCCATGAGCTCACCGGCCGGACCGAGGACATCACAGAGGCGGTACGACTGGCTCGCGAGGCCGCCGACGCGACCAGGGATCGCGGAGCCGAGAACGCCAGGGCATCCACCGTGCTGGGCTATGCCCTTCAGCGCGAAGGCCGAGCACCGACGTCCGAGATCATCGCGTTGTGGCGAGTAGCGGGTGCCGAGACAAGCGCCCGGACGGAGGTACGCCTGATGGCCTGCCGGATGTGGGCGCACGCACTGATGAAGTCGGACAACATTCCCGCTGCACTCGAGCCGTACACCGCTGCGGTCGACCTGTTCACCGAGCTGACCTGGGCCGGGTCTGCGGCTGAGGACAGCGAGCACCGGATGGCGAACTGGCCCCACCTGGCGAATGACGCAGCAGCCTGCGCAATCGCCGCCGACCAGCCAGAACGCGCGCTGGAGCTGCTGGAACGCGGCAGGGCGGTGCTCTGGTCGCAGACTTTGCACCTCAACGGCGACCTCGCCGATCTGCACGACCAGCGACCCGCAGCGGCCATCAAGCTGCAACAGCTGTTCGGTGAACTGCGCGCGGACGGCGGCGACGTCGCCCGTCGGGCCGCCCTCTCAGACCAGATTACGGCCCTGGTCGGGGAGATCCGGACCGATCCGCGGTTTACTGATTTCCTTGGCACACCTTCGGCGAGCACGATCCGGGACGCGACGGCCGACGGCCCGATCGTGGTCATCAACGCGAGCAGGTGGCGCTGCGACGCTCTTGTGGTGACCCCGGCCGGCGTTGAGGTCGTCCCGCTGCCCGACGCCGGGGCGGCCGAGCTGGTCCGGCGGGCTCGGCAACACCTGGTGTCGGTGCTGGAGGAAGCTCGAAGCATGGAGCGGGACCTGACCGACCTGCTCGACTGGCTCTGGCACGCGGTTGGGCGGCCAGTTCTTGGCGCGCTGGGCGGCAACCGGCCGGGCCGGCTGTGGTGGTGCCCGACCGGGCTGTTTGCGATGCTGCCCCTGCACGCCGCGCAACCGCGCGACGGTTCGCCCGGCATGTTGGACCGCGTAGTGTCGTCGTACACCCCGACCGTGGCAGCGCTACGGCACAGCCGTGCACCGCGGCCCGCGAAGCCGGCGTCATTAGTGGTGGTCTCGGTCGGCGATCTGCCCCGTCAGGAACTCAAGGGAGCGAAGGCCGAGGCCGCCGCGGTGGTGAGCGGGGCTGATCGCCCATCGGAGTGGCTGGACTCCTCCGAAGCGACACCCGCCGCGGTGCTCGCCGCCCTGACCCGCGCCTCTTGGAGCCACTTCTGCTGCCACGGCATTGTCCACCTGGAGAAACCGTCGAGCAGCGGCCTTTTACTGGCAGGCGGCGAGATGCTATCCGTCGCCCGGCTACGCGCCGCACCAACCAGCGGCGAGTTTGCCTTCCTGTCGGCCTGCCACACTGCACTCGCCGGCGTGGCCAACACCGACGAGGCCATCACCCTGACCGCGGCACTCCAGTACGCCGGATGGCGGCAGGTCGTCGGCACCCTGTGGCCGCTCGACGACGCCATCGCCGTCGACCTGACCAAGCGCTTCTACGAGCAACTCGACCGGCGGGCAGACGGTGCGCCGGACGCCGAGACGGCCCTGCACCGCTCGATCCGCTGGCTCCGCGAAACCCGCCCTGACCAGCCCAGCCTCTGGGCGAACCTGATCCACTTCGGTGCCTAACCTAGGGAACACAGTGATCTCTGGCCTTTGGCAAACTATCGCTCTCGGCATCCTCGGCGCGTTCATCGCCGAGCTACTGCGGATCACCCCCGCCCTCAAAAAGAACAGGATCCCGACCGGCGGCGAGATCGCCGTCTCGGTCATCTACACGCTGCTCGGCGGCGGGGCCGCGCTGCTCGGCTGGGAGGAGCCGCAGCGCGCGTTCACCGTAGCGGTGTTGGGTGCTGCCTTCCCGCTGCTGTTCTCCAGCGCGGTCAGAGCTACCGCGCCCACCGGACGCACGCGCCGGGGAAACACCAGGCCGACTGCCGAACTCGTGGACTACGCCGCCGGCCGGTTCTGAGTCCCTGGCGACTCCCTGACTGCTGTTGAACAGTGTCCAACGGCAGTGAGTTGAATCCAACTGCGCCCACCCCGACCTGCACATTCTCATTTCCGCAGCAGGTCAGAGTCGGTGCGGCGTCCTGGTTCACACCGAAGAGGTCGCTGACTTGATCAAAATCTCGGCCATGATCGATGTGACAACGCAGGTTGCCCGTCACCGGAACCGCCGGTAATGGGCTTCTCCGCTGTTGCTCGGGCACCGATCAGGTGCCGACGCGGCGTGTCTCGTAGGCCCACATCACGATCTCGACGCGGTTGCGGGCGTTGAGCTTGCGCATCAGGGCGGCGATGTGGGTCTTGACGGTGCTCAGGCTGATGGACAGCTCGACGCCGATCTCGCTGTTGGTCCGTCCGCGCGCGGCAGCCCGCAGGACCTGTTCCTCGCGCGCGGTCAGCGGCTCGACCGGCTCAGGCGGCACCGCGCGCGAGCGGCTGTTCGCGAACGACGACAGGAGCCTCGCGGTGATGTTCGGCGCGATCAGGGCGTCGCCGCGGGCGGCGGCATGGACGGCCTGAGCGAGCAGCTCGGCGCCGGCGTCCTTGAGCAGGAAGCCTCGCGCGCCCGCCTTCAACGCGCCGTAGACGTACTCGTCGAGGTCGAACGTGGTGATGACGACGACGGCCAGCGGATCGGCGACGTCCGCCCCGGCGAGCTGGCGGGTGGCTTCGATCCCGTCGACCTCGGGCATGCGGATGTCCAGCAGGCACACGTCGGGACGCAGCGAACGGGCCAGGGAGATCGCCCGGCGGCCGTCGGCGGCCTCACCGACGACGGTGATACCCGGCTGGGCGCCCAGGATCATGCAGAGCCCCGCCCGGACGATGTCCTGGTCGTCAGCGACCAGCACGCGGATGCTCATGACGTCCGCGCTCGCCGGGGCAGCGCGGCGTCGACGCTCCAGCCGCCGTCCGGGTCAGGTCCCGCCCGGAAGGTGCCGCCGAGCAGGCTCGCCCGTTCGGCCATACCGCGCAACCCGTAGCCGGCGTACCGGGAGCCGGTCGTCGTCGCCTCGCCGTCATCGCGCACCCGCAGGTGCACCTGGCTGCGGGATGCGGTGACGTCGACGGTGACCCGGGTGGCGCCGCAGGCGTGGCGGGTCGCGTTGGTGACCGCCTCCGCGGCGATCAGATAGAGGGCGGTGCCGACCGCCGGCTCCACGGCCTCGACGTCACCGGAGACCTGCACGCCGACGCCCAGCACCTCGCCGCCGGGACGCGCGAGTCGTTCGATGTCCACCACCCCGCGCCGGGGGGCGAGCTCGGCGTCCGTTCCGTCGCGCAGCACGCCCACGAGGGCGCGCATCTCCGTGAGCGTCCGGGACGCCTCCTCCTCGATGGTGACCAGGGTGGCCAGCGCGCGCTCCGGATCCGCGGCGGACAGCGCGCGACCTGCCTGCGCCTGCACGGCGATGGCCACGACACGGTGACCGACCCTGTCGTGCAGCTCACGGGCCAGCTCGTTGCGCTGGTGAAGCCGTACCTGCTCGATGTCGCGGTCGCGGCTTCTGGTGCGGTAGCGCACTGCCGCACCGAGCGCGGCGGAGAACAGGAAGAAGCCGTAACCGGCGACCTTCTCCGCGGGTGAGGTCGGTTCCGCGATGAGGGTGACGGGTAGCCAGATGAGGATGATGCCGAGTCCGAGGGCAGCCTCACGACCGGACCCCCAGCGCAGCAGGGCGTAGGGCAACACCAGCAGGCCCGCGATGCCCAGCAGGCCGGTGGCGTCGACGACCACGATCCTCGCCGTGTCGAACGCGAGCACGGTGCCGAAGGCGACGGCGACCGCGGTCAGCGGCCGCGTGCGCCGCCACAGCAGGCACGCCGCAACCACGACGCTGACACCGACCAGCAGCGGCGCCCACGCCCGGTCGTCGCGCAGCAGCAGCTCGACGAGCGAGACCGCGACGAGAGCCGAG
This genomic window contains:
- a CDS encoding sensor histidine kinase — protein: MAVTVTALSILLVTRSRPASRNPLFTAGAGSTSVAVTVCVVLLQRPARANPLTVGFALLEVGALAGLVVLAVRDAPARLVFPTVVPAGVGMATWILRFGAPRLTAETLAGCMSWGLGAAIAVGVGLYLRALENKRTSSVRDARRAQRLRLARDLHDFVAHDISAMLAQAQAGQIVAERDPVEAVAMFRQIEQAGLEALTSLDRTVHMLGNDGPAALVSQQGLRDLPALVARFVASSTALVTAHIDVELDVVTPREVGATIYRIVVEALTNVRRHAPRAQRVRIIVRRDGDLLEASVVNDACTGDAAGDGRWHGGSGLGALAAAVEVLGGTLVAGAARGGGWQLTAAFPLQSCGRPHRDGASVR
- a CDS encoding TIGR01777 family oxidoreductase; translated protein: MKIVIAGGSGALGQRIARDLTGRGHDVVVLSRSTRRLRWGRPVLWDGRTVGPWAAELRDAALVNLCGELVLRRPTPANVALLTRSRTEPTLALARACSDLDRPLPVLLQMSTLAIYGDAGEAVLDETAPPADGPPQMADVARAWEAAAAQITAARTITLRTGIVFDNGTPALDRLTGFVRWGLGGRMGSGRQWISWLHIDDLCAIVRRCLDDSSLSGIVHATSPNPVRNRDLMAALRRTMGRAAGVPTPAPLIRVGSVFMRADPLLVLTGRRCVPQRLCDAGFEFTHPELGSALADLLAGAGRR
- a CDS encoding DUF2071 domain-containing protein; its protein translation is MRALRLVSVVQRRLLVNYRTDPEATARLLPAPLRPQVVNGWAVSGICLIRLSDVRPPSVPAPFGVGSENAAHRIAVEWDSPGGVTHGVYIPRRDTGSRLNSWVGGRLFPGRHHLSRFDARESANELRIAFADPSDAVRVDVHVRMVAALSGSHLFSDVDQASEFFRRGASGFSTTPDPSRLDGLELLTEGWRVTPVELASVQSTFFDDPVRFPPGSAIPDCGLLMRNVPATWKSLPSMAVRPAGDPTTSSRR
- a CDS encoding metallophosphoesterase, whose protein sequence is MAAGEAVQVRPTRRSRRALASGATLVSILLLLFGLPWWTLTIAARWPAPVVAAGTAVFAVALVALPALMYLGHGRRRSDAAARAGDALLGLVWILFVWALLGNVARLALTAAGVADPTRSRAVAVGVAVVSAVLAAWGYAEAMRVPRVRRVDVTVDRLGAGLDGVRVVLLTDTHYGPIDRARWSARTIEVVNVLDADIVCHTGDIADGTVDQRRAQAAPLGTVRARLLRAYVTGNHEYYGEAQGWVDHMRTLGWEPLHNRHHVVERDGARLVVAGVDDVTAGSSGLAGHRADHGAALAGTDPGLPVLLLAHQPKQIGDAVAAGVDLQLSGHTHGGQMWPFHYLVRLDQPVVQGLSRHGRTQLYTSRGTGFWGPPFRIFAPSEITLLTLRAGQRRPDLLRQE
- a CDS encoding CHAT domain-containing protein, coding for MAGQSIEPGERALAARQIIERGGKERDLPRIDQGIAELRALLKNDGWTDEARAVLLADLGEGLIERSELTRSRKDAIEAAGVLRESLNGEMDEDFRAFRLWQLNLAHQRCYEFGGPVSELEAADLALRKLQELDAMPPAMVASAVGLLRGEWYAAFRDVSLLNPAIDLLAESLQEDPSNGIILAHLLQYRVEHLRRLEDSDSLVELCRSLLPVDLRTASFFLGSACRLRYDITRQPEDLDASVSAFRTAIDLYPEPEDEQAMAMSMLVRSLAARFEHRGQQHDLTEALGVAERARTIPVEDPATRAGVETNLALAYTAAHERTRDVEHARQAERLHRAALTGIGGGGPERAALVMNMAAEIVESVADTNGEENTSALRPGLRQRRAKRRDTRQIDEAVRLAREAVDMLPVGYQERAVYQCSLSSMLVRRHELTGRTEDITEAVRLAREAADATRDRGAENARASTVLGYALQREGRAPTSEIIALWRVAGAETSARTEVRLMACRMWAHALMKSDNIPAALEPYTAAVDLFTELTWAGSAAEDSEHRMANWPHLANDAAACAIAADQPERALELLERGRAVLWSQTLHLNGDLADLHDQRPAAAIKLQQLFGELRADGGDVARRAALSDQITALVGEIRTDPRFTDFLGTPSASTIRDATADGPIVVINASRWRCDALVVTPAGVEVVPLPDAGAAELVRRARQHLVSVLEEARSMERDLTDLLDWLWHAVGRPVLGALGGNRPGRLWWCPTGLFAMLPLHAAQPRDGSPGMLDRVVSSYTPTVAALRHSRAPRPAKPASLVVVSVGDLPRQELKGAKAEAAAVVSGADRPSEWLDSSEATPAAVLAALTRASWSHFCCHGIVHLEKPSSSGLLLAGGEMLSVARLRAAPTSGEFAFLSACHTALAGVANTDEAITLTAALQYAGWRQVVGTLWPLDDAIAVDLTKRFYEQLDRRADGAPDAETALHRSIRWLRETRPDQPSLWANLIHFGA